A window of the Streptomyces formicae genome harbors these coding sequences:
- a CDS encoding lysine N(6)-hydroxylase/L-ornithine N(5)-oxygenase family protein, with protein sequence MTGTTAPGTQAQAQDLDRPHDLVGIGIGPFNLSLAALAHGLQYGEGGGLAATFYEQRPAFHWHPGLLIDGTTLQVPFLADLVTLADPASPWSFLSYLKARDRLFPFYFAEKFHIQRAEYDAYCRWVSSRLPGLHFGHQVDAVRWNPERALFEVDFTQLDTHGGAESLGRAYARHIALGIGTEPYVPEPLKPLAEAPGVPVLHSADYLEHRERLLAAGHITVIGSGQSGAEVFLDLLRARPTGAERLHWLARTEAFAPMEYSKLGLEHFTPDYTRYFHALPESVRNGLVPQQWQLHKGIDADTIAAIHDELYRRTLDGGWPDAVLTPGVHVRTAGRVATSKVELHLEHLQQGTRSRLTTDAVVLATGYRERPLDRILAGLDPYMRRDSAERPRIDEQFRLVLDPCVTGSVYVQNAERHTHGVGAPDLGLAAWRSATILNSLTGKEPYPLPRRTAFTSFGLERREAPGIPGQAPPLTPLEDRLESRIEDRR encoded by the coding sequence ATGACCGGCACCACCGCCCCCGGCACACAGGCACAGGCTCAGGACCTCGACCGGCCCCACGACCTGGTGGGCATCGGCATCGGACCGTTCAACCTCTCCCTCGCCGCCCTCGCCCACGGGCTCCAGTACGGGGAGGGCGGCGGCCTCGCCGCCACCTTCTACGAGCAGCGACCCGCCTTCCACTGGCACCCGGGCCTGCTCATCGACGGCACCACCCTCCAGGTCCCCTTCCTCGCCGACCTGGTGACCCTCGCCGACCCGGCCAGCCCCTGGTCGTTCCTCAGCTACCTCAAGGCCCGCGACCGGCTCTTCCCCTTCTACTTCGCCGAGAAGTTCCACATCCAGCGTGCCGAGTACGACGCCTACTGCCGCTGGGTCAGCAGCCGGCTCCCCGGACTCCACTTCGGCCACCAGGTCGACGCCGTCCGCTGGAACCCCGAACGCGCCCTGTTCGAAGTCGACTTCACCCAGCTCGACACCCACGGGGGAGCGGAGTCGCTCGGCCGCGCCTACGCCCGCCACATCGCCCTCGGCATCGGCACCGAACCGTACGTCCCGGAACCGCTCAAGCCCCTCGCCGAGGCCCCGGGCGTCCCCGTCCTGCACTCCGCCGACTACCTGGAGCACCGCGAGCGGCTCCTCGCCGCCGGGCACATCACCGTCATCGGCTCCGGCCAGTCCGGCGCCGAGGTCTTCCTCGACCTGCTGCGCGCCCGTCCCACCGGAGCCGAGAGACTCCACTGGCTGGCCCGCACCGAGGCGTTCGCCCCCATGGAGTACTCCAAGCTCGGCCTCGAACACTTCACCCCGGACTACACCCGCTACTTCCACGCCCTGCCCGAATCCGTGCGCAACGGACTCGTCCCGCAGCAGTGGCAGCTCCACAAGGGCATCGACGCCGACACCATCGCCGCCATCCACGACGAGCTCTACCGCCGCACCCTGGACGGCGGCTGGCCCGACGCCGTCCTCACCCCCGGTGTCCACGTCCGCACCGCGGGGCGCGTCGCCACCAGCAAGGTCGAGCTCCACCTGGAGCACCTCCAGCAGGGCACCCGCTCCCGCCTCACCACCGACGCCGTCGTCCTCGCCACCGGCTACCGCGAGCGCCCTCTCGACCGGATCCTCGCCGGCCTCGACCCGTACATGCGCCGCGACTCCGCCGAGCGGCCCCGCATCGACGAGCAGTTCCGGCTCGTCCTCGACCCGTGCGTCACCGGCTCGGTGTACGTGCAGAACGCCGAGCGGCACACGCACGGGGTCGGCGCCCCCGACCTCGGCCTCGCCGCCTGGCGCAGCGCGACCATCCTCAACTCCCTCACCGGCAAGGAGCCCTACCCGCTGCCGCGCCGCACCGCCTTCACCAGCTTCGGGCTGGAACGGCGGGAGGCGCCCGGCATCCCGGGCCAGGCGCCCCCGCTCACTCCGCTCGAAGACCGGCTCGAAAGCCGGATCGAAGACCGGCGCTAG